Sequence from the Rhodococcus pseudokoreensis genome:
AGGGACGAGTTCGGAGACGACGGGAGTCACAATGCACCGTCACTGCAGCGGGATGCCTCGCCGGTAGCCGTGGGGTCCGAATGCGGATACCCACCCACCAACTCGGTGTCGGCGGGGACAGGGCCGAGCTTGCCTGCCCCTCCCGGCATCCCGAGCGCTGCACTCGCACCGGGGAGCGGACTGTGGAAGAACCGGGCGTTGTCGTCGATGAACGCTTCCCACTGGGAGGGCACGTCGGCCTCGTAGAAGATGGCCTCGACCGGGCAGACCGGCTCGCACGCACCGCAGTCGATGCACTCGTCGGGGTGGATGTACAGCGAACGGCCGCCCTCGTAGATGCAGTCCACCGGGCATTCCTCGACGCAGGCCCGGTCCATCACATCGACACAGGGCTCTGCGATCACATAGGTCATGGTCCACCTCCGGGGAGCTACCCCTTTTTTTGAGGAATCCCTTCCTCTAAAGTCATACAGTATGGCGACACAAAAAGGAACCGGTGCGGAGCGCGCCGGGACGCACGCGGTGCTGGCGTCGCGCAGGCGGGTCCAGTTGCTGGACGCTTTGCGGGCGAGTCCGACACCGATGACCGTCGGTGAATTGGCGGCGCTGTGCGAGTTGCACGTGACCACCGTTCGCTTTCACCTCGACGGGTTGACCGGCGCCGGATTGGTCTCGGCCGAACCCGAGCGGCATCCGGCGCGCGGTCGTCCCCGTCAGCTCTACCGGGCGCTGGCCCCCCTCGGCCCGGGCCGCCGTGCCGATTCCGGGTACGAGCGGCTGGCCCGGGTGTTGGCGGCGCACTGGGCGGGTGCTGAGGACGACGACCCCGTGGGCCGGGCGGAGGCGGCCGGCCGGGCGTGGGCACTCGACGATCTCACCGACACCCCCGGAGCTCCCCGATCGGTCGAGGACGCCGCGAGCACCATCACGATCCTGTTCGCGGAGATGGGATTCGATCCCGAACTCGAGGCGTCAGAAGACGAGATGCGGATCCGCTTGCATGCCTGCCCGTTCGAGTCGGTCGCCCGGCAGAGTCCGAATGTCGTGTGCGCACTGCATCTCGGGCTGTTGCGCGGCGTCCTGACCCGGCTCGGCGCACCGGAAACCGAAAGCCAGCTCGTCCCGTGGGAAACTCCCCAGACCTGCGTCGCCCACCTGGCGCGACGCTAGCCCGCCCGGTATACCCGGCATCACCTCGATCGCGCACGGTGGGGTGCGGTGTGTCGGGAAAGGAGGAGGAGGAGGAGGAGGTGAGTCGTCGATGTTGCTGTCCGTGGGGCACGGCCGGCTCGGTCGGGAGGAATTGACGACGCTGCTGACCACGGCAGACGTCGACGCGGTGGTCGACATTCGCCGGTATCCCGGCAGTCGCCGCAATCCCGACGTCGGCAGCGAGAGGATGACGCACTGGTTACCGGACGCCGGTATCGGCTATCGCTTGGAGCCGCGACTCGGCGGTCGCCGCCGCCTGCCGCCCGGGCAGCCGCGAGAGGACCCCTGGTGGCAGGTCGATCAGTTCGCCGCCTATGCCGCACACACCCGCACCACCGAGTTCGCCGCGGCACTGACCGAGCTGTTGGATCAGGCGGCACGGCAGAGAACGGCGATGATGTGCAGCGAGAGCGTGTGGTGGCGGTGCCACCGCCGGCTCGTCGCCGACGTCGCAGTTCTGTGCCGCAGGGTGAGTGTCGAGCACCTCATGCACGACGGCCGGTGCACCCCGCACCTCCCGGCAGCTGGCGCCCGGGTGCGGCCCGACGGTCAGGTGGTGTGGGACCGCCCCCGGGCGCCGTCCTGACCGACGTGCATCAGGCGCGATGCCGCCAACGTCTCTGCTTCGTCCGCCGCGCAGTCCGCGAAGACTCGATGATGACGCCCGTCCGAGATGCACTCCGCGAGAATCTTGATGGCTGAACTGTCGAGCGCTCTACCGAACTTCCGTTTGAGCGCGGCTTCGACCGCGGTCACCGATTTGCCCTTCTGAGCGCGCTACACCGGTCACAGAGAGATTCCTGAGATCATAAGGCCATGCGGCTGTCGGGGGCGTGCTGATTTGTTGCGCAGCAAAGCGAGTCGCTGATCAACGTCGGTGCGTGATTGCTGTGTTTGATACACCGATATAGCGACCCCATTGCGCGGTGATCGCGGCGAGGCTTCCGCCCGGCTTGGGTGTCGACTCTGCAGTGCCCACCACGCGGGCCAATTCCCGTGCGAGCTGAAGTGGGCTCAGGTGGGTGCGCTGGGCGACGTCGATGATCTCATCGAAAGCCTGCCATCGTGAACATCCCTTCCAGTCCATGATGATTCGTTTGGCGAGGTCGAGGTCCCCGCGTGCGGTGGTGGGTACCGCGTTCGAGAAGAAGGGGTCTGGCATCGTCATGATTCCTCCATTCGAACGCCTTGCCGCTGTCGACGCCCATGACGAACGCCGAGGAACTTTCGATCCTGTTGCAGCGACATAAGAACACTCCCGCCTTGACCGCATGGCAGCCAATACCTCCACCGGCGGCGACGCGATCTTGGACATTCGCGTGCGACGTGCCTCCGATGCCCCCATCCTACGCTGCCGGGGTGGAGCGATCGGCTAAGCCGACTTCGTGATCAGCGGTGGACGAATCGCAACGAGCAGTGGACTCCTCAGTGCCCCCGTGCAATCGAGCGGCAATGGAGTGATTCGCCCGGCAGCCGACCGGGAATTCCGTGGCCGATCCTCCGAGGATCACATCAACTTCCATCCGATGGAACACGTCGAATCGGCTGTCGCAGTCGACCGTTCCCTACGCCGGGTGGTTTACCCCGCGCCGGAGCGGTCCCGCAGGTATGACCCAGGCAGCAACCGTGTGAACGCCGGGCAGCGTCCGGATATTGTGAGTTTGCTTGTCGGCCGGAAGGTTAGAGTCGCATTCACCCACCCACACCTCATGTCGCCGGCATCAGCGTCACGCCTGTGAATGATCAGTCACGGTGAACGAATGCGGGATTCACACACGACGACGTTGTAGCGCTCCATAGGTCGGTCAGAGCAGCCACATCGCCGCCCCGGACGCTGTTGTGGCGATGGTGCCGTGGAGCAGCAGCGTGATTCCTGTTTTCGCCATTGTTTTTCGCGCCTGGTGCCGGGTTTGGTACGTCGCCGTCAACGGCCACTTATAGACGCGACCAGTGTCGTCGACAACCCACATCGACATCACACCGGTGCAGAGAACGGCGACGCCGGCCAGGAAGACGTAGATCACCGATGCACCTCCTTCCGCTCTGGGGGTGAGCACTACCCGTCTGGCGGCAATGAACACGGCGCCGCGGCTCATCGAACGCACACAAGCCCCGGTGAGCGACGTGCGTCAGCAGGCTGACTCGGCACGGCTCGCTCACGCAGGTCGAGTCAAGGCTCGAGGCAGTGCATGGCGGGGGCCGTTGCCCTTCCTCGACGCGCGTCGGCAATCACCGCCTCGACACTTTCCTCCAACCGCAATTGCACCTCGGGCGGGGGCATGCAAACGTTTCCGGTCCTTTTCACCCGCTTTTCTTCGATTCACTGAATTGATTGTCGAAACCCTTGAATGGTGCACTGCTTGTCGGCACGCAAAGCGGTGCGGCGACCCGATCGCGGAGCGATACACGTGTGCGCGCCGACGCTGATCGAAACTCAAAACTCACCGAATGCGTTCTCTCACTGGGCTGCATAGGTTGCCAAGTGTGCGGCCGGGTTTGGTCATGTCAGGTCGCCCTTGTTGCTCTCGCACGGAGACCTCAGCGCCTGCGAACCACCGCCGACGACTCGAGCGCCTTGTCCCGCTTCTCCGCTCCTCCAGGCTCCGCGTCGGCTTCTCGAGGGCTTTACCCGAATTCTTCAGCCATTGTCGTTCCATATTCGAGATCGGCAACCACAATCTGATGTCGACCATACGCAAAATAAAAGAAAAAGCCAGTCCGCGGCTCGTGAGCAACAACGGACGGTGCGCCGCTCACCGACGCATCTCGGTGCCGGGTCATCACACTGTCGTGCGCCCGTTGCTCATTCACGGTCCGGGGTCTGTTGGTTCGGGTCACCGACCATGCCCGTTTCGTCAGCAAGCGTGTTGACCAGTCCGCGCGCGAACTCAACTCGAGGTGGCCATGCACGCGATCCAAGAAAGCGCTGGCAGCCGGTCCCGGTCTCAAGCGTTGACGCCGGCGAGTGCGAAGAATTCTTGGCGAGACCGAGGATCCTCCCGCAGGGCGCCCAGGAGAGTGGACGTGACGGTTGCCGATCCGACGGATTGGACCCCGCGCAGGGTCATGCAACTGTGCTCGGCCTCGATGACCACCCCGACACCCCGAGGGTGCAGTTGTTCGGCGAGCCAGTCGGCGATCTGCTTGGTGAGCCGTTCCTGAAGTTGGGGTCGGCAGGCGAAGTGCTCCGCCACGCGGGCGAGCTTGGACAATCCGATGATGCGTTCACCGGGTAGGTACCCGATGTGGACGGTGCCGACGAAGGGCAACAGATGGTGCTCGCACACCGATCGCAGCGGAACGTTGCGGACCAGTATCAGCTCGTCGTACTCCTCGTCATTGGGGAAGGTGGTCAGATCGAAAGGGCGGGCGGTGAACAACTCGGCGTAGCCGTACGCCATGCGGCGGGGGGTGTCGCGCAGGCTTTCCGAGTCCAGGTCGATCCCGAGAGCTTCGAGGAACATGGCCGCCGCGTCTTCGGCAGCAGCCATGTCCCGGCCTGGCGCTTGGGGTAGAACGTGGAGTGTTGCGTGTGCAGGCATGCCGGTTCCTTCCGGGGAGACCTTGGGTGACGTCCACCCCACGAAGCGGCTGCTCCGAGAGGTGGACGAATGAATTGTGTGAATTGTGCGCGACCGGAAATGGTCTGGATGCGCGGCGGTACCGGCTAGGCGGTGCGCAAATTCGGGGCCACCACGGTGCGCCGGTGCCAGGCCGGGTCGTACACGTAGGCCAACCGGCCGAGGGTGAGGGCGGCGAGCATCAGTCCGAAGTCGCGCAGTGCGACGTCGTAGAAGCCCGGGTAGGTCAGCAGGTTGATCACGATTCCGGCGAGCCAGGCGGCGACGATGTAGGCCGCATATCGTGGTTTGATCGCGACGGCGATACCGGCGACGATTTCGATCACTCCGACGACCAGCATGGTCTGGTGCGCGCTGAACGGACTGAGGTCGACGATCCACGGCGCCAGGTAGTCCTCCCAGGTGGTGAGCACGTTCGTGAACTTGTCGATGCCCATGGCGATCGGGAGCACGGTGAATCCGATCCGCAGTAACAGGAACGCGCCGTAGGCGGGGTCACTGCGAGCGCGTTGCAGGGCCGTCCCGGGCGTGGGTGCGGTCGCCGACGAGTCAGGCGTGGGAGTAGTCATCACGGAACCCCTTTGTAAAAGTAATACGAACTATTTTTAGAATCTCCCCCCGACACCTATTTGTCAATACTTTTTGGTGTTACAGTCGGGGTATGTCCACTCCGCGATCCGCTGCGCCGGCGGTTCTGGCGGCGTTGAGCAACCTCGATGATCCGTTGCGGCGCAGGCTGTATGACTACGTGACCGAAAGCGACGCACCGGTCTCGCGGGAGCAGGCGGCCGCCGCCGTCGACGTCGGACGCACCCTCGCGGCCTATCACCTCGACAAGCTGGCCGATGCCGACCTGGTGACGGTCAGTTACCAGCGGCCGGCCGGCCGCGGCGGACCCGGCGCGGGCCGCCCGGCGAAGCTCTACACCCGGGCCACGACGGAAATGACCGTCAGCGTGCCGCCCCGGGACTACGAACTGCTCGCCCGGCTGCTCGTCTCCTCGGTCGAGCAGGACACCAGCGGAGCGGTGCGGGCGGCGGTGAACGAGGCCGCGCTCGACGCCGGCAAGCGGGCCGCCGCCGACACCGGGGGAGATCTCCTGGCGGCGCTCCGTGGCTGCGGATACCTGCCCCACGTCGACGACGACGGCCGCATCAACCTACGCAACTGCCCCTTCCACCATGTCGCCCGAGACCACCTGGACGTGGTGTGCGGGTTGAACTTACGCCTCGTCGAGGGCGCGATCGCCGGGAGTACCCAACACGACGTGCACGCAGAACTGGACCCGCGACCCGACCGGTGCTGTGTCGTGGTCCACCACGCAGCGTCCGCACATGCGCACTCGCCCCCGCCCCCGGGTCCCGCCCGCCCCTGACGGACACGAACCGGCATGAGGCGAGGCGGCGGATCGGCTCGCGCGTCGACCGAAGGGTCCGCGCAACCGACCACCGGCATACCGGCGCATCACTGACCGCGACGCTCCATGCGAGCGCCGCGTGCCAGGAAGCGCTCGTCGCGCATCACAGCGCGAACCACCGGGACCACGTCTGGAAACCCCCGAATCGGAACCCATGACGCTCACCGTTCGTCGTCTTCCTTTTTCGGTGACACAGTGGGTCCAGGGCGGTCCGCATCGATCAAAACCATACCTCTGCAAGGGATTACATCCCATGGGTGTCTACCGAATCCTCTGGTGGGTGGTGACCGTGCCGCTGGGGTTGGTCGGCTTCGCGGTCGCGATCTTCACCGTCCACCCCGACGTCCTCGTGTCCGCGGCATTCGCGGCGGCAGTGACCGGCGGCGGCCTGACCGCGATGGTGGCCGACAGGTCCGCCACCGCCACGCCGCGTTCATCGCTGCCGACCGCCGCACTCAACGCCGCCGCCGCGGGCGTGGTCCTGATCGGCGTCGTGGGCCTGATCGCACTGTCCGGCGCTGCGGCCGTGCCGCTGGTGCTCGTGCTGACGGTCACCGCCGAGCCGGTGGCGCGGCGGCTTCGACGCTGGCCGCCGTTGGCGCAGTTACTCTCCCCGCAGCCCTCTGCTTCGTGTGATCCGGACGAGGCGAGCGCTCCGGGTTCCCTGCCGGAACCGCCGCCGCGCTGTGCGGAATTGTCCGGCGATGCGTTGTGCCGCGGCTGGCGCACCAGCTTCGCGGAGCTGCAGAACGCGAGGTCGCCCGCCGACCGGCTGCGACTGGCCCGGATCCGCCAGCAGTACCTCGACGAGATCGAGCGCCGCGATCCCCAGGGATTCGCGGCGTGGTTCAGCACCGGCGCCCGGGCGGGCAGCGATCCATCGAAGTTTCTCACCACACGAGAGCCACCACCTACCGACCGGCAGTGACACGGTGCACACGCGGACAGAGCGGTGAGCCACGTGGGCGTGGATGAGACGCCCGCACGACGAAAGGCCTGACGATGAACAGATTCCCGCCCCCATCGGTAGAGGTAACGGTGAGTCGGTTGCATCGCCTGTACCGCGAGCAGGGGCAAAGCCCCTGGTTGGACAACCTCACCCGCCCCTACCTGCGCGATGGCACCCTCACCGAGTGCGTGGCCGCCGGGATCCGGGGGGTGACAGCCAACCCCACCATCTTCGCGCGGGCCATCGCCGGCTCCGATGCCTACGACGCACAGTTCGCAGCACTCATCGCCCAGGGACTCGCGGTCGAGGACGCGTATTGGGAGCTCGCCGCGGCCGATGTCGTCGACGCAGCCGCGGTACTGCGACCCGTCTACGACACCTCGGGCGGCACCGATGGGTTCGTCTCGATCGAGGTCGCCCCGGAACTTGCCCGTGACACCGACGCCACCATCGCCGCGGCCGGGCAACTGCACGAACGGATCGCCCGACCGAACGTGTTTGTGAAGATCCCCGCGACCGCGGAGGGCATACCGGCGATCGCGGACATGATCGGCAAGGGCGTCAGCATCAACATCACCCTGATCTTCTCCCTCGCCCGCTACGAACAGGTGATCGAGGCGTACCTGCAGGGTCTGGAGGCGCTTGCGGCACGGGGCGGGGATCCGGCCGCGGTGCGCAGTGTCGCATCATTCTTCGTCAGCCGCGTCGATACGGAGGTCGATCGACGACTCGAGCACAGCAGCGACCCCGAGGCCCCGGCACTGCGGGGTCGGGCGGCGATCGCCCAGGCCCGCCTCGCCTACCGGATCTTCCGGGACCGCTTCACCGGCACGCGGTGGGAGACACTCGCCGCCCGCGGCGCCCGGGTGCAACGACTACTGTGGGCATCGACCTCGACCAAGAACCCCGACTACCCGGACACCCGCTACGTCGACAGTCTCATCGGCCCGGACACCGTCAACACGCTGCCCGAGGCCACCATCCTGGCATTCGAGGATCACGGCACCCTCACACGCTCCATCGACACCGACCCCGCCGGCGCGGCCGCCGTCCTCGGCGAGCTCGCCGCGGTGGGCATCGACATGGACGACGTCGGCCGCACCCTCGAAGACCAGGGTGTCGCCGCCTTTCACCAGTCGTTCGCCGATCTGCTCACCGAACTCCGTGCCAAAGCCCACCAACTGGCACAACGATCACCTCCACGGTCTGACCCGACCCGGCCCGGCCGGGCGCGCGATACGGACGGTGCGCGGTGAACAGGACACGGCGACCTGAGCCACAGCGCATGAGATCGGTCTTCACCCCCTAAGCACCTCGCATCAGAGAAGGACATGACATGGCCACTGCAGAGCAGGCATTCGTCATCGTGGGCGCCGGACTGGCCGGCGCAAAGGCCGCTGAGGCGCTGCGCACCGGCGGGTTCGGCGGAAGGATCGTTCTCATCGGCGACGAGACCGACCGCCCTTACGACCGACCCCCACTGTCGAAGGCCTACCTCCAAGGCACCACCGAGCGGGAGAAGATCTACATTCACCCGGCCGGGTGGTACACCGACCACGACATCGAGTTGCGGGTGGGGACCCCGGTCACTGCCCTCGACCTAGCCGAACACGAGGTGGTCATCGACGGCGTCGAGCGGCTCGGATACGACAAGGTGCTGTTGACCACCGGTTCGTCGCCCCGCCGGTTGCAGGTGCCCGGCGCCGATCTGGGCGGGGTGCACTACCTGCGCCGGGTCACCGACTGCGAAACAATGAAGGCCGCGTTCGTTGCGGCGGACCGGGTCGCGATCGTCGGGGCGGGGTGGATCGGTTTGGAGACCGCGGCTGCCGCCCGAGCGGCGGGCTGCGACGTCACGGTGGTGGGGAGGTCGAAGTTGCCGTTGCTGGCGGTGCTCGGTGCCGAGGTCGCCGAAACCTACGCCGCCCTGCACCGCGACCACGGTGTGGAGTTGCGGCTGAATTCCGGGGTGCTCGAGATTCTCGGTAAGGACGACCGGGCCACCGGAATCCGCCTCACCGATGGCACCGTGGTCGAGGCGGACGCGATCGTCGTGGGCGTGGGTATCGTGCCCAACACCGCACTGGCCGAGACGGCCGGGCTGGCGGTCGACAACGGGATCGTTGTCGACGAACACCTGGTCACGACCGACCCCGACGTGTTCGCCGCAGGGGACGTCGCCAACACCTATTACCCGCTATTGGGAACTCATCTGCGCCTCGAGCACTGGTCGGCCGCCCTCAACCAGGGGCCGGTGGCGGCGGAGAACATGATGGGCCGTGTCACCGCCTATGACCAGGTGCCCTACTTCTTCTCCGATCAGTACGACAGCGGGATGGAGTATTCCGGCTACGTCCCGCACGGGGGGTACGACTCGGTGGTGTTCCGCGGCGACGTCGCCGCCGGCGAGTTCATCGCCTTCTGGATGCGGGACGGGCGGGTGCTGGCCGGCATGAACGTCAACACCTGGGGTGTCACCGATGCCATCGAGGCGCTGGTGCGCTCCGGTGAGCGGGTCGACCCGGTGAAACTGGCCGACCCGGACGAGCTCCTGAGGTACCTGGCCGATCGGGTGCCCGGAGGTGCGCGGTGACGCTCATGCCCCAGCAGCAGGCACGGACGCGAACCCCCGAGACACCGCCCCCGTCTCAGTGGTGGTGTCGACGGCCCTGCTCGAACTCGGCCGGGCCACCTGGATCCAGCGACGGCGCTTCCGGTTCGGCCGGACATGATCGATCGGGTGCGCTGGGGCCGCGACGGAGGATGGGCGCCTCGTCCGTGCACACGCGCCGGGAGGGATTCCCATGATCCGTTGGCTGGTCATCGCGGGCGCCTGGGTGCTGGGATCGGCGTCGCTGCTGCTGGTCTTCTTCGTCTCGACCTGGTGGCTGTCCTTCACGGTGATCGCGGCGGCGATCGCCATGGTCGGCACCTGGGATCTGCTGCAGCGTAGGCACAGTGTGCTGCGGAACTATCCGGTGATAGGCCACGCCCGGTTCCTGCTCGAGTCGATCCGCCCCGAGATCCAGCAATACTTCGTCGAACGATCCACGGACGGAACACCGTTCGACCGTGACACCCGCACCACGGTGTACGAACGCGCCAAGGGCATCAAGGACGTGGAACCGTTCGGAACCGAACGGGACGTCACCGCCACCGGATACGAGTTCGTCACCCACTCGTTGCGCGCGCAGCCGGCCTCCGATGACACACCACATGTTCGGATCGGCGGTCCACAGTGCACCATGGGGTACGACATCGCCTTGTACAACGTCTCGGCGATGAGCTTCGGATCCCTGTCGGGCAACGCCATCGAGGCGCTCAACGGGGGCGCGGCGCGCGGCGGGTTCGCCCATGACACCGGCGAGGGCGGTATCAGTCCTTACCACCTCAGACATGGCGGCGACCTGATCTGGGAGATCGGTTCCGGCTACTTCGGCTGCCGCGACCCCGATGGGCACTTCGATCCCGGCGAGTTCGCCACCAAGGCCGCCCTGCCTCAGGTGAAGTGCATCTCCATCAAGCTCTCCCAGGGGGCGAAACCAGGGCTCGGGGGCGTGCTGCCCGCTGCGAAAGTCAGTCCCGAGATCGCTCGAACCCGGGGGGTGCCGGTCGGGCAGACCGTGATCTCGCCGCCCTCCCACAGCGCGTTCCGCACCCCGCTCGAGCTCATCGACTTCATCACCACACTTCGTGCACTGTCCGGCGGAAAGCCCATCGGCTTCAAACTCTGCGTCGGTTCCCGCACGGAATTCCTCGCCATCTGCAAGGCCATGATCGAGACCGGCATCACCCCGGACTTCATCATCGTCGACGGCTCCGAGGGCGGAACCGGAGCTGCCCCACTCGAATTCGAGGACCACGTCGGGATGCCGCTCACCGAGGGCCTGATGCTGGTGCACAACGCGCTGGTGGGCACCGGACTGCGGGACCGGATCAAGATCGGCGCCTCCGGCAAGGTCGCCAACGGAATCGACATCATCAAACGCCTGATCCAGGGAGCGGACTTCACCCTCGCCGCCCGCGCGATGATGTTCGCGGTCGGCTGCATCCAGGCCCAACGCTGCCACACCAACCGGTGCCCCGTCGGTGTCACCACCCAGGACGCCCGCCGGGCCCGCGCACTGAATGTTCCGGACAAGACCACCCGGGTGTACAACCTCCAGAGATCCACCGTCGCGAGCGCCCAACAAATCCTGGCATCGATGGGGCTGGACGACTTCTGCGACCTCGATCCGTCGATGCTCAACCGGCGCATCCAGGGGCACCGCACGATGACTTACGCGGACCTACACGAGTGGCTGCAGCCAGGTGACCTGCTCACGGAGGACCCCCCGACGAGTTGGCTCCGCGACTGGACGAACGCCGACTCGTCAAGGTTTTGACGGCATCGCCGGGGTCTGTGGTGTTCGCCCGAGCCCCCCCCAGACGGACCACTACGCACTACGGTTGCGGCAACTCCTCGTCGGGGACTCCCACAGATAATCGACCAGCGATTTTTTTCACCGACCGGCAATTGATGGGGACGGAGACGAGCGGGCAATCGACTGATCAGATCATCGGTCGCGGTCCCGGTGGGTCGGCGTAGGTCGCGAAGTCACGGGTCGTGGGGAGGGTCGTCCCAGATGGGTAACTCGAGGGTGGGTCCGAGGCGCAGCAGTTCGTCGCGGTGCATCGCACTCAGGCGTGCCAGGATCAGCTGCCCGTGCTCGGTCAGCTCCACCCGTACCGCCCGCGCGTCGGACGGGTGCGGCGCGCGCTCCACGAGTCCCTGCTTCTGAGCCCGGTCGACCAGCTCCACCACGCTGTGATGACGCAGCTGCAGGCGGTCGGCCAGTTCTCGCATGGTGGCCCATTCGCGGCCGGGAAATCCCTTGAGTGCGAGCAGCAACTGGTAGTGCTGCGGGGTGAGGCCATGGTCACGGACCGTGTCCTCACTGAAGCGCAGATAGCGGCGGATGCCGAAGCGGAAACGTGCCAGTGCCTCGAAATCCCGCTTCGTCAACGGCTCCGACTCCACGTGCTCGTCTGCAGTCACGGCACCTCGCCCCTTCAGTCGTCAGAACCGCCGCACTATATATCGCCATACGATACACCGGGTATGCTCTGACAATCATCACGCCTCAACGGGGCATTGCCCGAAATCGTGCGACGAGCCCATGGAGACAGCCCCGACGTCGATGCCACGGCGACGAGTGCGTAACACCCCGCCGTGCGATCGGACGGCGACTCGGCAAATGTCGACAAGTATCGCCGATTGGCGGTCGTGATTCCGGCGCAGACGATTTCCGATTCCCCCAGAAGGACGCCCCATGAACTCATCATGTATCAGCACGGGCACTGCCGCGTGCAGCGGAGCGATGTGCGCGGGTCGAAGATTCCGCAACGAAAGCATCGCGCACTCGTTCGGGTGCAATTGCGGCACGGATCGCGGGGGGCCGAAAAGGGTCGTCGGAACGTTGTGAACCGTCGACTCGTCCCGGCAATGGATCTGGAACCTCTGTTGTGCGAAGGTCGTTCACCCGCGGAGCCACAGGGGCCGGCGGGCACGTGTAGCCTTGTGGGTGCCGAGGGCCCGAACATGCGCGGTCAAGCCATGTCGTCCTCGGCGCCCGACCCGGCCCGATGTCACAGGGCCGAGAACTGGAGCGCCGCCATGGCGTCGAACGCGACCTATGTGTCGAACCCTGAACGGGCACTGGAATCAACGCCGTCCTGCACGGCATGTCCGCACAGCCCGGATTCCCACGATGCGCTCGGTATTCGGTTTTGCGCCGCGACCTCGGACCGAAACCTCGACCGAAACTGCATCTGCGCCGGCGAACAGGCGACTGGACAGCACTACTCCCGGTACTGAACGAGAAGTTCAACTCGAAAAGCCAACCCAGGCATATCCACCCGATTCTCGGCGAGTACTACCGCAACCCCTCTTCGCGCGGTGCGGGACCGGCACCCACGCGGCGACATCACCGACCGCACCAATCGGTGACCGTCGCTAGAAAAGGGGCAGCGGCGGTACCACCACCTTTCCTGGCGCGCAATCCCCTTCGCGTCCGGCAGCGGCCAGGCTTCCCGCGGTGCCGGATATCGACCGTGATTTTCGCGGAGTCGCATACGGATCGAGCGGCGGGACCGGGTATGTGGTTCAGCGCGAGCGTCTTCGCGCACGAAAAAGGGGTCCACTACTGAACCACCGGCGAGGAGCGCAGTCAACCAGGGTGGACGACGCCGCGCCTTCCGCGCTGCAAGCGAAACGTTTTTATCGTGATACGATATAAAAAGTGGTCGTCCCGGCACCAAGACCTCGCCGGGGGAGTCCGGGAGGTGCGCTGTGCTCAGCGACGATGAACGAAATACTTTGTGCGAGATCGAACAACGGCTTCTCGCAAGCAGCCCGACGCTGCTCCGAGTGTTTCACGGCGTCACACCGCGCCCACCATACGATCGCAGTGTGCGGACCCGACTGAGAGTGCTGGTGCTCGCGGTGACGTTCGGAGTGTTTGCACTGCGAGGTCCTCGCATTTTCAACGAAGCCGAGATCACCGTCCGGAAGAGTGCACCGACGCCACGCACAACACGGGCGGTGCCAGCACGCAACCGTCTGGCCGTCGGCGGTTCCCATTCCGCGAGCGCGATTCCGGTCAACACCGACACCGTCCGAATCCTCGATCCATCGACCGCATCCGGTGCTGTGCTCATACCA
This genomic interval carries:
- a CDS encoding NAD(P)/FAD-dependent oxidoreductase, coding for MATAEQAFVIVGAGLAGAKAAEALRTGGFGGRIVLIGDETDRPYDRPPLSKAYLQGTTEREKIYIHPAGWYTDHDIELRVGTPVTALDLAEHEVVIDGVERLGYDKVLLTTGSSPRRLQVPGADLGGVHYLRRVTDCETMKAAFVAADRVAIVGAGWIGLETAAAARAAGCDVTVVGRSKLPLLAVLGAEVAETYAALHRDHGVELRLNSGVLEILGKDDRATGIRLTDGTVVEADAIVVGVGIVPNTALAETAGLAVDNGIVVDEHLVTTDPDVFAAGDVANTYYPLLGTHLRLEHWSAALNQGPVAAENMMGRVTAYDQVPYFFSDQYDSGMEYSGYVPHGGYDSVVFRGDVAAGEFIAFWMRDGRVLAGMNVNTWGVTDAIEALVRSGERVDPVKLADPDELLRYLADRVPGGAR
- a CDS encoding FMN-binding glutamate synthase family protein; the encoded protein is MIRWLVIAGAWVLGSASLLLVFFVSTWWLSFTVIAAAIAMVGTWDLLQRRHSVLRNYPVIGHARFLLESIRPEIQQYFVERSTDGTPFDRDTRTTVYERAKGIKDVEPFGTERDVTATGYEFVTHSLRAQPASDDTPHVRIGGPQCTMGYDIALYNVSAMSFGSLSGNAIEALNGGAARGGFAHDTGEGGISPYHLRHGGDLIWEIGSGYFGCRDPDGHFDPGEFATKAALPQVKCISIKLSQGAKPGLGGVLPAAKVSPEIARTRGVPVGQTVISPPSHSAFRTPLELIDFITTLRALSGGKPIGFKLCVGSRTEFLAICKAMIETGITPDFIIVDGSEGGTGAAPLEFEDHVGMPLTEGLMLVHNALVGTGLRDRIKIGASGKVANGIDIIKRLIQGADFTLAARAMMFAVGCIQAQRCHTNRCPVGVTTQDARRARALNVPDKTTRVYNLQRSTVASAQQILASMGLDDFCDLDPSMLNRRIQGHRTMTYADLHEWLQPGDLLTEDPPTSWLRDWTNADSSRF
- a CDS encoding MarR family winged helix-turn-helix transcriptional regulator, whose protein sequence is MTADEHVESEPLTKRDFEALARFRFGIRRYLRFSEDTVRDHGLTPQHYQLLLALKGFPGREWATMRELADRLQLRHHSVVELVDRAQKQGLVERAPHPSDARAVRVELTEHGQLILARLSAMHRDELLRLGPTLELPIWDDPPHDP
- a CDS encoding RGCVC family protein, producing the protein MASNATYVSNPERALESTPSCTACPHSPDSHDALGIRFCAATSDRNLDRNCICAGEQATGQHYSRY
- a CDS encoding DUF3040 domain-containing protein, with amino-acid sequence MLSDDERNTLCEIEQRLLASSPTLLRVFHGVTPRPPYDRSVRTRLRVLVLAVTFGVFALRGPRIFNEAEITVRKSAPTPRTTRAVPARNRLAVGGSHSASAIPVNTDTVRILDPSTASGAVLIPWPPRGAPAPQ